A single region of the Ascaphus truei isolate aAscTru1 chromosome 6, aAscTru1.hap1, whole genome shotgun sequence genome encodes:
- the TMEM35B gene encoding transmembrane protein 35B: MAFIFTALRVLLGIFFGITGAVKLTDQISAEVYTQMKSQFVQFADVFPLKDLAGYKPDPGDYMQVVGWLELVAGVLLALGPQIVQEISNFVLTLVMIGAIYTLLVLKKPIAMCAPATVCLGLLLLLNIRGRDRKPKSKFE; this comes from the exons ATGGCTTTTATATTCACTGCTCTCAGAGTTCTGCTGGGGATCTTTTTTGGCATCACTGGGGCAGTGAAACTGACAGACCAAATATCAGCTGAGGTTTACACGCAGATG AAGTCTCAGTTTGTGCAGTTCGCTGATGTTTTTCCCCTCAAGGACCTGGCTGGCTACAAGCCGGACCCAGGCGACTACATGCAGGTGGTGGGCTGGCTGGAGCTGGTAGCTGGGGTACTGCTCGCCCTGGGACCTCAGATCGTGCAGGAGATCAGTAACTTTGTGCTGACTCTCGTTATGATAG GTGCTATTTACACTTTGCTGGTGCTGAAGAAACCCATTGCCATGTGTGCACCAGCCACCGTCTGCCTGGGGCTTCTGCTGCTGCTCAACATCAGGGGGCGTGACAGGAAGCCCAAATCGAAGTTTGAGTGA